A window from Prochlorococcus marinus CUG1435 encodes these proteins:
- a CDS encoding class II fumarate hydratase: MTKNFRIEKDSMGTIEVPIEALWGAQTQRSIINFSIGEELIPIELIYSLTLIKKAASIANFNLGLIDKIKKDLIVEACTEILDGLHDSQFPLRVWQTGSGTQTNMNVNEVISNIAALKTNSDLGSHQPIHPNDDVNKSQSTNDTFPAAIQISVVNEIMKNLVPTIRELTKILDKKSEQWKDLIKIGRTHFQDAVPLTFGQEISGWSEQLKDAENAIIISLNDLYFLPLGGTAVGTGINCPKGFCEDSIKSISDDTNLMFYKSKNNFSIMASHDRLAQVMSQIKILAGALFKISNDIKILSSGPRSGIYELIIPQNEPGSSIMPGKVNPTQCEALSMVCTQIMGLEYAVSIANSSGTLQMNEYKPLIGFNILTSLKLLKNAIENFRIKLVDGMEPNQKKMKFNLENSLMLVTAIVPKVGYEKAAEIANLAFKESLNLKEATLKLGYLNEDEFDEAMNINSMI, from the coding sequence ATGACAAAAAACTTTAGGATTGAAAAAGATAGTATGGGAACAATAGAGGTTCCTATTGAAGCTTTGTGGGGCGCTCAAACACAAAGATCGATAATAAATTTTTCTATTGGAGAAGAATTAATTCCAATTGAGTTAATTTATTCACTCACCCTCATAAAAAAAGCTGCTTCAATTGCGAATTTCAATTTAGGTTTAATAGATAAAATAAAAAAAGATTTGATTGTGGAGGCATGTACAGAAATACTTGATGGGCTTCATGATTCACAGTTTCCCTTAAGGGTTTGGCAAACAGGTAGTGGCACTCAAACAAATATGAATGTAAATGAGGTAATTTCAAATATTGCAGCATTAAAAACAAATTCCGATCTTGGTAGTCATCAACCAATTCATCCGAATGATGATGTAAATAAATCTCAGTCAACTAATGATACTTTTCCTGCTGCTATTCAAATATCAGTTGTTAATGAAATAATGAAAAATTTAGTTCCAACGATAAGAGAACTTACTAAGATCCTTGATAAAAAAAGTGAACAATGGAAAGACCTCATAAAGATAGGAAGAACCCATTTTCAAGATGCAGTGCCCCTTACTTTTGGGCAAGAAATATCGGGATGGTCAGAGCAACTTAAAGATGCTGAGAATGCAATTATTATAAGTCTGAATGACTTGTATTTTTTACCTCTGGGAGGAACTGCAGTTGGAACAGGGATTAATTGTCCAAAAGGATTTTGTGAAGATTCTATAAAATCAATTTCCGATGATACTAATCTAATGTTCTATAAATCAAAAAATAATTTTTCTATCATGGCCTCGCATGATCGTCTAGCTCAAGTAATGAGTCAGATAAAAATATTAGCAGGTGCATTGTTTAAAATTTCAAATGATATAAAAATTCTATCTTCAGGACCAAGATCAGGAATATATGAATTAATTATCCCTCAAAATGAACCTGGAAGTTCTATCATGCCAGGTAAAGTGAATCCGACTCAATGCGAAGCCTTATCAATGGTTTGTACTCAGATAATGGGTCTTGAATATGCAGTTTCAATAGCAAATTCTAGCGGCACTTTGCAGATGAATGAATATAAGCCTCTGATTGGATTTAATATTCTTACAAGTTTAAAATTACTTAAAAATGCAATAGAAAATTTCAGAATAAAATTAGTTGATGGTATGGAACCTAATCAAAAGAAAATGAAGTTTAATTTAGAAAATTCACTAATGTTGGTAACAGCCATAGTGCCAAAAGTTGGTTATGAAAAAGCGGCTGAAATTGCAAACCTTGCCTTCAAAGAATCATTAAATTTAAAAGAGGCAACACTTAAATTAGGTTATTTAAACGAAGATGAATTTGATGAAGCAATGAATATTAATTCAATGATTTGA